Genomic DNA from Paenibacillus donghaensis:
TTTCACCGATTCCTCCTGACAGATTGTAAGCGAATACATATACTATCACATGGTAAAAAAGGCCGCTCATCCGGTAGAATGTTCGTTTTCCAACAAACTTCCGATACGAGGCGACCTTATGAGAAAGTCTACCATGTTCCAATTATATCTTCAATTGAATTTGGCCGTTATCTTGCTGGCGGATACGCGCTATACAGTCTGCCCGCTGCGAAGCAGCGCGCCGTTATGAATTAGCCGCTCCTGCAGCAGTCCAATGTCGATTTTTCCCGGCGATATACCCTGCTCCCATGCAATTGCTGCCGCCGTACCCGCAGCCTGTCCTGTCGCCATGCAGCTAGGTGTCAGACGCGTCGTTGCCAGCGCCTCATGCGTCGTCGAGATGCAGCGGCCTGCCACGAGCAGATTGTCAATCCGCTTCGGCAGCAAACAGCGGTAAGGAATATCGTATGCCCCATCTCCCTGGACCCATGCGGCCTGTACGCCCTTGCCGGACGGATCGTGAATGTCGATGGGATAGCCGCTTCGTGCAATGCAATCGTCGAACGCGCGTCCATCCACAACATCCTGTACCTGGAGTGAATAGCAGCCGTCTATTCTGCGGCTCTCGCGTATGCCGATTTGCGCTCCGACCGAAGAGATGGAAGCGTTCTCGAAGCCTGGCAAGCAGCGGGCCATGAAATCCGCGACCATGCGCACCTGCTTCCTGCCCTGCACCTCTCCTTCCGTCAAATCCTCCAGTTCAGTTCCGTCCAGCCCTTGAACACGAGTCGTATTGACAAGCACCTCGTCCGGTCCCGGACCTGTGAAGAACAGGACCTGGTCTCTGTTAATAGGCAGGTCAGCCTCCTTCCAATGCTTGAAGTAACCCAATACGCCGGACAATGGCAGTTCCTCCAGTTCATCGAAAGGTGTCTTCTTGTAAAACTCGTCCGGATGCTCGATCATATACCGTTTCACCTTCGCCAGATCAACGCCTCTCATTCGGAACTTCATCGTCATCGGCTGCGTCAAATTGTCGCTGTCGCGTCCCTGCAAGCACGGCGCGCCTGACAGATAGGCCAGATCGGCGTCCCCTGTCGCATCGATGAACTGCTTCGCCGAAATTTCGTACTTCCCGGACTTGGTAGCCAATCGTACCGTTTCAATGAGGCCGTCCCTGGTCTGCACTTCGTCCATGAAGCTGTGCAGCAGCACCTTCACGCCCGCCTCGCGCAGCATATCGATGATTAACACCTTATACACTTCAGGATCATAAGGGGTGATCGTCTTTACAAAGCCTACCGTATCGCGAACGTGACCGGGTGAAGCTCCCTCGGCCATCAAGCGGTCTACAATTTCCTGCGCTGTTCCGGCAATGACCTGCTTGCCATCCATCGTGTGAAAGGTCATCCATGGATAGACCAGAGCTGCAGTCGACATGCCGCCAAGAAAACCGTATCGTTCAATCAGCAGCGTTCGAGCCCCGCTTCTTCCAGCTGCCAGCGCCGCATTGATCCCCGCCGGCCCTCCGCCGCATACCACAATATCCGTCTCTATTTTTCTCATGCTTAACCCCTCCTCTGAAAGTATTTTCATTATAGGAGCCGGGGGACTTCTAAAGTAGTTGAACTTTAGTTTAAAATAGAACTGTCAAGCGTTAGCGTGGACGATAGCTTTACGTTCGTATCCCCTAACCACACGGAGAAAAGAGGAAGGCGGTTTTGAAGTTGGGGACTCGTAAATCAATTACTCTGCACGATCTTTCCAAAGAACTTGGTCTTTCGATTCAGACCATATCCAAAGCGCTGAGCGGACGAGCCGGCATGTCCGAGGAAACGCGGAGCCGCATTATCCGAACAGCCTCCGTACGCGGCTATTTGACTGTATCTCAGGCACGTGAGATGGTCAGCCGCGGCATCGCGCCCTATCCTACCTTCCAATTTCGATTTGTATTGATACAATCCCGGCAATCTATGAATTACAACGTATTGTTGACAGAGGGGTTAAGAGAGAGGCTCGATCAATTGGATCATCGACTGGAAAGCTATGTGCTGGATGAGGATGTGCCGGATCACGCATTCTCAGACTGGATGGAGAAGCGAAATTTGCCGACGGCGGACGGTCTGTTCATCGCGCCCCGGCTGCTCTCGGACTCCACGGAGCGTAAGCTGTTCGAGCTGCCTTTACCTAAGGTGCTGATTAATTATCCGAGACCGCTTTCCCGGATCGACAGCGTAATCTGGGATGTGTTCGAAGCCGTCTGCATGGCCGTGGACCGGCTCGCGCAGCTTGGCCATACCCGTATTATGTACGTAGGAGATATTCACAGTCAGCGGGGGTATACAAGAAGATGGCAGGCGTTTGAGGAAATGATGGGTGAGCTTCAGTTGGATCATGACGCAGAACTGCATATAACGGACGTTTGGGACGAGTGCATGCTGATCGACAAGCTGCGCAGCAGCCAACCAACAGCAATCATTGCCGGCATCGATGAAGATATCGTAAGGCTGCACGACAGCCTTACCACCCTGGGCTATCGCATCCCGGAGGACATCTCCCTAGTCGGATTGGCCAACGGACCGGTGGCGGCGCTGCCGCATTTAAGCCGCCCCCAGCTTCTGATCAGGGAGACCGGATATAAAGCGGCTGAGAAAATGCTGTGGCGCCTCGCCAACCAGGGCGAGCCATGCGAGCATATCCGTATTGCCGGCCCTTTCTATAACGGGCAAACCATCCGGCGCTTCAGCTGAGAAGCGCGGATGGTTTGA
This window encodes:
- a CDS encoding FAD-dependent oxidoreductase; translated protein: MRKIETDIVVCGGGPAGINAALAAGRSGARTLLIERYGFLGGMSTAALVYPWMTFHTMDGKQVIAGTAQEIVDRLMAEGASPGHVRDTVGFVKTITPYDPEVYKVLIIDMLREAGVKVLLHSFMDEVQTRDGLIETVRLATKSGKYEISAKQFIDATGDADLAYLSGAPCLQGRDSDNLTQPMTMKFRMRGVDLAKVKRYMIEHPDEFYKKTPFDELEELPLSGVLGYFKHWKEADLPINRDQVLFFTGPGPDEVLVNTTRVQGLDGTELEDLTEGEVQGRKQVRMVADFMARCLPGFENASISSVGAQIGIRESRRIDGCYSLQVQDVVDGRAFDDCIARSGYPIDIHDPSGKGVQAAWVQGDGAYDIPYRCLLPKRIDNLLVAGRCISTTHEALATTRLTPSCMATGQAAGTAAAIAWEQGISPGKIDIGLLQERLIHNGALLRSGQTV
- a CDS encoding LacI family DNA-binding transcriptional regulator, which translates into the protein MKLGTRKSITLHDLSKELGLSIQTISKALSGRAGMSEETRSRIIRTASVRGYLTVSQAREMVSRGIAPYPTFQFRFVLIQSRQSMNYNVLLTEGLRERLDQLDHRLESYVLDEDVPDHAFSDWMEKRNLPTADGLFIAPRLLSDSTERKLFELPLPKVLINYPRPLSRIDSVIWDVFEAVCMAVDRLAQLGHTRIMYVGDIHSQRGYTRRWQAFEEMMGELQLDHDAELHITDVWDECMLIDKLRSSQPTAIIAGIDEDIVRLHDSLTTLGYRIPEDISLVGLANGPVAALPHLSRPQLLIRETGYKAAEKMLWRLANQGEPCEHIRIAGPFYNGQTIRRFS